In one window of Poriferisphaera corsica DNA:
- a CDS encoding ATP-dependent Clp protease proteolytic subunit → MPLVPTVIEKTGRGERVYDIYSRLLKDRIIFLGGAVTDETANLVVAQLLFLSNEDPNSDIHFYVNSPGGSVTAGMGVYDTMQFIRPKVQTYCIGLAASMGSVLFMAGAKGSRHMLPNSRVLLHQPLLGGVSEGQATDLSIQAAEMLKTRERLYNVMCDHTGQDFDTIARDCERDKWLDAQAAVEYGCADDVLKHLPTDND, encoded by the coding sequence ATGCCTCTGGTACCCACAGTTATCGAAAAGACCGGCCGCGGCGAGCGGGTTTACGACATCTATTCACGTCTGCTCAAAGACCGAATTATTTTCCTCGGCGGCGCCGTGACCGATGAAACCGCGAACCTTGTTGTCGCCCAGCTTTTGTTCCTTTCCAACGAAGACCCCAACAGCGACATCCACTTCTACGTCAACAGTCCCGGTGGGTCTGTGACCGCTGGTATGGGTGTCTATGACACCATGCAGTTCATCCGACCCAAAGTCCAGACCTACTGCATCGGCCTCGCCGCCTCAATGGGCTCCGTCCTATTCATGGCTGGCGCCAAGGGTTCTCGGCACATGCTCCCCAACAGCCGCGTGCTGCTTCACCAGCCACTACTCGGCGGCGTAAGTGAAGGACAAGCGACCGACCTGTCGATTCAGGCCGCTGAAATGCTCAAGACACGTGAACGCCTGTACAACGTGATGTGCGATCACACCGGCCAGGACTTCGACACCATCGCGCGTGATTGTGAACGCGACAAATGGCTCGACGCTCAAGCCGCTGTTGAGTATGGTTGTGCTGACGATGTTCTCAAGCACTTGCCAACTGACAACGACTAA